The proteins below are encoded in one region of Amycolatopsis magusensis:
- a CDS encoding TetR/AcrR family transcriptional regulator — MPYRRTPRVQARLDSQRAKILDTAIELLAEHGYAGCSMAAVASRAGVATGSVYRHFPGKAELVVEVFREVVTREVAAVEAASAEPGEHADRILAVFDTFATRALKAPRLAYALLAEPVDAPIEAERLVFRRAFRDVVARRITEGTSAGALPHQDAEVTAAALVGAAAEVLIGPLTENDAESALPALRTFVQRALGGH; from the coding sequence ATGCCCTACCGCCGCACGCCCCGCGTCCAGGCACGCCTGGACTCCCAGCGCGCGAAGATCCTGGACACCGCGATCGAACTGCTGGCCGAGCACGGCTACGCGGGCTGCTCGATGGCGGCCGTGGCGAGCCGGGCAGGCGTCGCCACCGGCAGCGTCTACCGGCACTTCCCCGGCAAGGCGGAGCTGGTGGTCGAGGTCTTCCGCGAGGTGGTGACCCGCGAGGTCGCCGCGGTCGAGGCGGCCTCGGCCGAGCCGGGTGAGCACGCCGACCGGATCCTCGCGGTGTTCGACACCTTCGCCACGCGGGCGCTCAAGGCCCCGCGCCTGGCCTACGCCCTGCTCGCCGAGCCGGTCGACGCGCCGATCGAGGCCGAGCGGCTGGTGTTCCGCCGGGCGTTCCGCGACGTCGTCGCCCGCCGGATCACCGAGGGGACCAGCGCGGGAGCGCTGCCGCACCAGGACGCCGAGGTCACCGCGGCGGCGCTGGTCGGCGCGGCCGCCGAAGTCCTGATCGGACCCCTCACCGAGAACGACGCCGAAAGCGCCCTGCCCGCCCTGCGCACCTTCGTCCAGCGCGCCCTAGGAGGACATTGA
- a CDS encoding acyl-CoA dehydrogenase family protein: MPATHEVTNQVPLLTGYNVADDPALLAGLHREGAGWAEPELRELGALAGGEQAQEWGRLANENPPKLRTHDRVGHRIDEVEFHPHWHDLMDVAVSHGLHGTPWQDDRAGTHVARAAKFYAWGQVEAGHSCPISMTYAAVPALRHSPELAAVYEPLLAAREYDFGLREPSGKRGLIAGMSMTEKQGGSDVRANTTVARPAEDGYRLTGHKWFTSAPMSDLFLTLAQAPGGLSCFLLPRVLPDGTRNRIHLQRLKDKLGNRSNASAEIEYDDAVGFLVGAEGRGVQTIIEMVNMTRLDCVLGSASGMRYGVVRAVHHAGHRTAFGKRLADQPLMTNVLADLALEAEAATTVAMRLAGATDRSGEAAFRRLGLAVTKYWVCKRAPMHAAEALECLGGNGYIEESGMPRLFRESPLMSIWEGSGNVAALDALRAMAKQPDSVDAFFTEVELATGADSRLDDAITAVRKELTDFEQIEYRARRIVESLALVLQGSLLVRHAPAAVADAFCASRFGGDWGVAFGTLPAGADVEAIIERARV, from the coding sequence ATGCCCGCCACCCACGAGGTCACCAACCAGGTCCCGCTGCTCACCGGCTACAACGTGGCCGACGATCCGGCGCTGCTGGCCGGGCTGCACCGCGAAGGCGCCGGGTGGGCCGAGCCGGAGCTGCGCGAACTCGGCGCGCTGGCCGGGGGTGAGCAGGCCCAGGAGTGGGGTCGGCTGGCCAACGAGAACCCGCCGAAGCTGCGCACGCACGACCGCGTCGGCCACCGGATCGACGAGGTCGAATTCCACCCGCACTGGCACGACCTGATGGACGTCGCGGTGAGCCACGGGCTGCACGGCACGCCGTGGCAGGACGACCGCGCGGGCACGCACGTGGCGCGGGCAGCGAAGTTCTACGCCTGGGGCCAGGTCGAAGCCGGGCACAGCTGCCCGATCTCGATGACCTACGCGGCCGTGCCCGCGCTGCGGCACAGCCCGGAGCTCGCCGCGGTCTACGAGCCGCTGCTCGCCGCCCGCGAATACGACTTCGGCCTGCGTGAACCCAGTGGCAAGCGCGGGCTGATCGCGGGCATGTCGATGACCGAGAAGCAGGGCGGGTCCGACGTCCGCGCGAACACCACGGTCGCCCGGCCCGCCGAGGACGGCTACCGGCTCACCGGGCACAAGTGGTTCACCTCGGCCCCGATGTCCGACCTGTTCCTGACGCTGGCGCAGGCGCCCGGAGGGCTCTCCTGCTTCCTGCTGCCGCGCGTGCTGCCCGACGGCACCCGCAACCGCATCCACCTGCAGCGGCTCAAGGACAAGCTGGGCAACCGGTCCAACGCCTCCGCCGAGATCGAGTACGACGACGCGGTCGGCTTCCTGGTCGGCGCGGAGGGCCGCGGTGTCCAGACCATCATCGAGATGGTCAACATGACGCGGCTGGACTGCGTGCTGGGCAGCGCTTCGGGCATGCGGTACGGCGTGGTGCGGGCGGTGCACCACGCCGGGCACCGCACCGCGTTCGGCAAGCGGCTGGCGGACCAGCCGCTGATGACGAACGTGCTGGCCGACCTGGCGCTGGAGGCCGAGGCGGCGACGACCGTCGCGATGCGACTGGCCGGGGCCACCGATCGCAGCGGGGAGGCGGCGTTCCGGCGCCTCGGGCTCGCGGTGACGAAGTACTGGGTCTGCAAACGAGCGCCGATGCACGCCGCGGAGGCATTGGAATGCCTCGGCGGCAATGGCTACATCGAGGAATCGGGAATGCCGCGGTTGTTCCGCGAATCGCCGTTGATGTCCATTTGGGAGGGTTCCGGGAACGTCGCCGCACTGGACGCGTTGCGCGCGATGGCGAAGCAGCCGGATTCGGTCGACGCGTTCTTCACCGAGGTCGAACTGGCCACCGGCGCGGATTCCCGATTGGACGATGCGATCACCGCGGTCCGCAAGGAACTCACCGATTTCGAGCAGATCGAATACCGCGCGCGGCGCATCGTCGAGTCGCTCGCGCTGGTGCTGCAGGGCTCGCTGCTGGTGCGGCACGCACCGGCGGCGGTCGCGGACGCCTTCTGCGCGTCCCGGTTCGGCGGCGACTGGGGCGTCGCGTTCGGCACCCTGCCCGCGGGGGCCGATGTGGAAGCGATCATCGAACGGGCCCGGGTATGA
- a CDS encoding cation diffusion facilitator family transporter, producing MASESGGGSTLTVLLAGGVNLAIAVLKAIAGLITGSSAMMAEAAHSVADTITEVLLLTALRRSGRPADRVHPFGYGKERYFWALLAAVSIFASGAMFAFYEGFSTVFGEPQEQENPLLAYGVLAIAFALESVSWLQALRQVRRESAEEHRSVAEHLRLIDDPAPKTVLFEDSAALLGILLAFAGIGLHHLTGSAIWDGLASIAIGALLAVVAYTLGRTNRGLLIGRQADPVLVRGVRDHLASAPEVDALVDLQTMLLGTDQVLVCARLDFVDTLNAGELERVCVRLAGELSAAFTDISEVFLEPVPRTDAALRSAVLDRYGDWRPSG from the coding sequence GTGGCAAGTGAATCCGGCGGCGGCAGCACGCTCACCGTACTGCTCGCGGGTGGGGTGAACCTGGCGATCGCGGTGCTCAAGGCGATCGCCGGGCTGATCACCGGTTCCTCGGCGATGATGGCCGAAGCCGCGCACTCGGTGGCCGACACGATCACCGAGGTGCTGCTGCTCACCGCGTTGCGCCGGTCGGGGCGGCCCGCCGATCGCGTGCACCCGTTCGGGTACGGCAAGGAGCGCTACTTCTGGGCGTTGCTGGCCGCGGTGTCGATCTTCGCCTCCGGCGCGATGTTCGCCTTCTACGAGGGTTTCTCCACGGTCTTCGGCGAACCGCAGGAGCAGGAGAACCCGCTGCTCGCCTACGGGGTGCTCGCGATCGCGTTCGCCCTCGAGTCCGTCTCCTGGTTGCAGGCACTGCGGCAGGTCCGGCGTGAGTCGGCGGAGGAGCACCGCTCGGTCGCCGAGCACCTGCGGCTGATCGACGACCCGGCGCCGAAGACCGTGTTGTTCGAGGACTCGGCCGCGCTGCTCGGCATCCTGCTCGCGTTCGCCGGCATCGGACTGCACCACCTCACCGGCTCGGCGATCTGGGACGGCCTCGCCTCGATCGCCATCGGCGCGCTGCTGGCCGTGGTCGCCTACACGCTCGGCCGCACCAACCGCGGCCTGCTGATCGGGCGGCAGGCGGATCCGGTGCTGGTCCGCGGGGTGCGCGACCACCTGGCGAGCGCGCCGGAGGTGGACGCGCTGGTCGACCTGCAGACCATGCTGCTGGGCACCGACCAGGTGCTCGTCTGCGCGCGGCTGGACTTCGTCGACACGCTCAACGCCGGTGAGCTGGAGCGGGTCTGCGTGCGGCTGGCTGGCGAGCTGTCCGCCGCCTTCACCGACATCAGCGAGGTCTTCCTGGAGCCGGTGCCGCGGACCGACGCGGCGCTGCGGTCGGCGGTGCTGGACCGGTACGGCGACTGGCGGCCGTCCGGCTGA
- a CDS encoding crotonase/enoyl-CoA hydratase family protein has product MSVRSESAGPVTTIILSRPEKRNAVDGPTAAALAEAFRAFDADPDARVAVLWGEGGTFCAGADLKAIGTEDGNQVTEDGDGPMGPTRLRLGKPVVAAIAGHAVAGGLELAIWCDLRVAEQDAVFGVFCRRWGVPLIDGGTVRLPRLIGTSNAMDLILTGRGVPADEAHRMGLVNRLVPPGQSRAEAERLAAQIAAFPQTCLREDRLSVLEQEGLSEEDAMAGELRHGLVSLSSDALAGAQRFASGAGRHGEV; this is encoded by the coding sequence ATGAGCGTCCGCAGCGAGTCCGCCGGTCCGGTCACCACGATCATCCTGTCCCGGCCGGAGAAGCGGAACGCGGTCGACGGGCCGACCGCGGCCGCGCTGGCCGAGGCGTTCCGCGCCTTCGACGCCGACCCGGACGCCCGCGTGGCGGTGCTGTGGGGCGAGGGCGGCACGTTCTGCGCGGGCGCCGACCTGAAGGCGATCGGCACCGAGGACGGCAACCAGGTCACCGAGGACGGCGACGGCCCGATGGGCCCGACCCGGCTGCGGCTGGGCAAGCCGGTCGTCGCCGCGATCGCCGGGCACGCCGTGGCCGGCGGCCTGGAACTGGCGATCTGGTGCGATCTGCGGGTGGCCGAACAGGACGCGGTGTTCGGCGTCTTCTGCCGCCGGTGGGGCGTGCCGCTGATCGACGGCGGCACGGTCCGGCTGCCGCGGTTGATCGGCACCAGCAACGCGATGGACCTCATCCTGACCGGCCGCGGGGTACCCGCCGACGAGGCGCACCGGATGGGCCTGGTGAACCGGCTGGTCCCGCCCGGGCAGTCGCGGGCCGAGGCCGAGCGGCTGGCCGCGCAGATCGCCGCCTTCCCGCAGACCTGCCTGCGCGAGGACCGGCTGTCGGTGCTGGAGCAGGAGGGCCTGTCCGAAGAGGACGCCATGGCGGGCGAGCTGCGCCACGGCCTCGTTTCCCTGTCCTCGGACGCCTTGGCGGGCGCTCAACGGTTCGCTTCCGGCGCCGGTCGGCACGGCGAGGTGTGA
- a CDS encoding CAP domain-containing protein — MGGALAAGGYLTLDRSAEADALAGQQRVTEDLSAFRAAQQTTASAPPVTTSTTPPPSSSTAPPSSSEAAPESSSSAPTSSAKPKETPKAKPVDGSRGAQVVALVNQERAKAGCGAVGIDDRLVKSAQAHSDDMSARNYFSHTTPEGVTFDQRIKKAGYPKPGAENIAKGSTTAEQTMTMWMNSEGHRRNILNCDLTKLGVGVATDGWYWTQNFGY; from the coding sequence ATGGGTGGTGCGCTTGCCGCCGGTGGTTACCTGACGCTGGATCGGTCCGCCGAGGCCGACGCCCTCGCGGGCCAGCAGCGGGTCACCGAGGACCTGAGTGCGTTCCGGGCCGCGCAGCAGACGACGGCGAGCGCGCCGCCGGTCACCACGAGCACGACACCGCCGCCGTCCTCGTCGACCGCGCCGCCCAGCAGCAGCGAAGCGGCGCCCGAAAGCAGCAGCAGCGCGCCCACCTCGTCGGCCAAGCCGAAGGAGACGCCCAAGGCCAAGCCGGTCGACGGCTCGCGCGGCGCCCAGGTGGTCGCGCTGGTGAACCAGGAGCGCGCGAAGGCGGGCTGCGGTGCCGTCGGGATCGACGACCGGCTGGTGAAGTCCGCGCAGGCGCACAGCGACGACATGTCGGCGCGGAACTACTTCTCGCACACCACGCCCGAGGGCGTCACCTTCGACCAGCGCATCAAGAAGGCGGGCTACCCGAAGCCGGGCGCGGAGAACATCGCGAAGGGCTCCACCACCGCCGAGCAGACGATGACCATGTGGATGAACTCCGAGGGGCACCGGCGCAACATCCTCAACTGCGACCTGACCAAGCTCGGCGTGGGCGTGGCCACCGACGGCTGGTACTGGACCCAGAACTTCGGCTACTGA
- a CDS encoding DUF742 domain-containing protein, whose translation MIPEPVPAQRSLVRPYVLTKGRTKPKRHLAVETMISTRACAQWRDARLGAEYHSVRAVCAEPRSVAEVAARLRVPLGVARVLLGDMAEQGLVAVHGAVATPGTRPDLALMERVLTGLRRL comes from the coding sequence ATGATCCCGGAACCGGTGCCCGCGCAGCGGTCGCTGGTGCGCCCGTACGTGCTGACCAAGGGCCGCACGAAACCCAAGCGCCACCTCGCGGTGGAGACGATGATCTCCACCAGGGCCTGCGCGCAGTGGCGGGACGCGCGACTGGGCGCCGAGTACCACTCGGTGCGCGCGGTCTGCGCGGAACCGCGCTCGGTCGCCGAGGTCGCGGCGCGGCTGCGGGTGCCACTGGGGGTGGCCAGGGTCCTGCTGGGGGACATGGCCGAACAGGGCCTGGTGGCGGTGCACGGCGCGGTCGCGACCCCGGGCACGCGGCCCGACCTGGCACTGATGGAGCGCGTGCTCACCGGCCTGCGGCGGCTCTGA